A stretch of Aureispira sp. CCB-E DNA encodes these proteins:
- a CDS encoding DUF255 domain-containing protein: MKKILLGVLTFSFFMAAYAFTTAPHNTAGHIDGKNVRWMTWEEAVAAAQAAKAAGKTPKKIFVDIYTDWCGWCKKMDKETFEKPMVSSYLNEHFYPVKFDAEQKESITFDGKTFKYVANGRRGYHELAAALLAGKMSYPTVVFLNEDFQLLQRIPGYLDIPTFDMIMHYLAEEHYTKTPWADFQKAYKSPQKMVAPTTNNTKH, from the coding sequence ATGAAAAAGATTTTACTGGGTGTATTGACCTTTTCTTTTTTTATGGCAGCCTACGCCTTTACGACAGCTCCCCATAATACGGCAGGCCATATTGATGGAAAGAATGTGCGGTGGATGACATGGGAAGAAGCCGTTGCCGCAGCGCAAGCAGCTAAAGCTGCAGGCAAGACACCTAAAAAAATATTCGTCGATATTTATACAGATTGGTGTGGTTGGTGCAAAAAAATGGACAAGGAAACATTTGAAAAACCAATGGTTTCTTCTTACCTAAACGAGCATTTTTATCCTGTTAAATTTGATGCAGAGCAAAAAGAATCGATTACCTTTGATGGCAAGACATTTAAATATGTTGCCAATGGGCGTAGAGGCTACCACGAATTAGCAGCAGCCTTGCTCGCTGGAAAGATGAGCTATCCAACAGTTGTATTTTTGAACGAAGATTTTCAACTACTACAGCGTATTCCAGGTTATTTGGATATCCCTACGTTTGATATGATTATGCACTATTTAGCTGAAGAGCATTATACCAAAACACCTTGGGCTGATTTTCAAAAAGCATATAAAAGCCCTCAAAAAATGGTTGCTCCTACCACCAATAACACCAAACACTAA
- a CDS encoding SDR family oxidoreductase, with protein sequence MTKKVLLTGASGFLGFNFCQQFASKYDLVGTYFRNQPTGLKINWTKINLLDTPEISKLIDREKPDIVVHLAAIANPAFCEQHPALSHHINVYTTVAIAEATQRANIPMIFSSTDLVFNGNSAPYSEDDFSYPLSQYGLQKQMAEESVLEDFEHVFVARLPLMFGTTPSYASNFYTQTLEKLQAGEEIRGFVDEYRTMVGATTASMGLEKLMVYAWDTNQQQHEKERLFHLGGGESCSRYDFALKMAEHFALDKQLIVPTMQKELDLIPARPPDVSLDSSLANEILGYKVPSLDEQLSSLKSSS encoded by the coding sequence ATGACCAAAAAGGTTCTTTTAACGGGGGCATCTGGGTTTTTAGGCTTTAATTTTTGCCAACAATTTGCTTCCAAGTATGACTTAGTAGGAACGTATTTTCGAAACCAACCTACAGGTTTAAAAATTAATTGGACAAAAATTAATCTTTTAGATACTCCAGAGATTTCTAAATTGATTGATCGAGAAAAACCAGATATAGTTGTTCATTTGGCAGCAATCGCCAACCCTGCATTTTGTGAGCAACATCCTGCATTAAGCCATCACATTAATGTGTATACCACCGTAGCTATAGCTGAAGCAACTCAACGGGCAAATATTCCAATGATTTTTTCTTCTACAGATTTGGTCTTTAATGGCAACTCAGCTCCTTATTCCGAAGATGACTTTTCTTACCCATTGTCTCAATATGGTTTGCAAAAACAAATGGCAGAAGAAAGTGTGTTAGAAGACTTTGAGCATGTTTTTGTTGCTCGCTTGCCATTGATGTTTGGAACAACACCGAGTTATGCCAGTAATTTTTATACACAAACCCTTGAAAAATTACAAGCAGGAGAAGAAATTAGAGGCTTTGTAGATGAATATAGAACAATGGTTGGTGCGACAACGGCAAGTATGGGCTTGGAAAAACTAATGGTATATGCTTGGGATACCAATCAGCAACAGCACGAAAAAGAACGCTTGTTTCATCTAGGAGGTGGGGAGTCTTGTTCTAGATATGATTTTGCTTTGAAAATGGCAGAACATTTTGCGTTAGACAAGCAATTAATTGTACCAACAATGCAAAAAGAGCTTGATTTGATCCCTGCACGACCACCAGATGTGAGTCTAGATAGCTCATTGGCCAATGAAATATTGGGTTATAAGGTTCCAAGCCTTGATGAACAATTATCCTCTCTCAAGAGTAGTTCATAA
- a CDS encoding peptidylprolyl isomerase, translating into MKKQHLFLLLAFACLWSACSKSIYNPKSPNYEPIVEMTTEYGVVEIQLYSSTPKHRDNFVKLVKEGFYDSLLFHRVINNFMIQGGDPESKGAAAGVMLGNGGPGYTIPAEFVDSLVHIKGALAAARMGDGVNPTKASSGSQFYLVQGQKVKPEILTQMAAHSGKKYTEAQKKAYAEIGGTPHLDGSYTVFGRVIKGLDVIDKIAAVQVRNSRPVKDVMMTMKIKKG; encoded by the coding sequence ATGAAAAAGCAACATTTATTTTTATTGCTTGCATTCGCTTGTCTGTGGAGTGCTTGTTCAAAGAGTATTTACAATCCTAAATCTCCCAATTATGAACCGATTGTTGAAATGACAACAGAGTATGGAGTGGTAGAAATACAACTTTACTCTAGTACGCCAAAACATAGAGATAACTTTGTCAAGTTGGTCAAAGAAGGTTTTTATGACAGTTTGTTGTTTCATCGGGTGATTAATAATTTTATGATTCAAGGAGGAGACCCCGAATCAAAGGGTGCTGCTGCGGGCGTAATGCTTGGAAATGGAGGTCCCGGCTATACCATTCCTGCTGAGTTTGTTGATTCTTTAGTTCACATCAAAGGAGCTTTGGCTGCTGCTCGAATGGGCGATGGGGTAAATCCTACCAAGGCTTCTTCTGGATCTCAATTTTATTTGGTACAAGGACAAAAAGTGAAACCTGAAATTCTAACTCAAATGGCTGCCCATAGTGGCAAAAAATATACGGAGGCACAAAAGAAAGCTTATGCTGAAATTGGCGGCACACCACACTTGGATGGTAGCTATACTGTATTCGGTCGTGTCATCAAAGGACTAGATGTTATTGATAAAATAGCGGCGGTACAAGTCCGAAATAGTCGTCCTGTTAAGGATGTTATGATGACAATGAAAATCAAAAAAGGGTAA